ATCAGATATAAAGATATTGCCCCCTGGTATGATTATGTAGAGAAATTTGCAGGTATTAGCGGTCAGGCCGAAAACTGGCCTGCTTGTCCCGATGGTCAATTTCTCCCTCCTATGGAAATGAATTGTGTGGAAAAGGAGGTTAAGAAACGTATTGAAGCCAAATGGAACAAATCAAGGATTATGACCATTGGCCGCACAGCTAACTTAACTGTTGAGCACGGCGGGCGTGGTAAATGTCAATATCGTAACCTTTGTAGCAGAGGCTGTCCTTTTGGTGCTTATTTTAGCACACAATCGTCTACCCTACCAGCGGCAGTAGCCACAGGTAACTTAACCTTGCGCCCATTTTCATTGGTAAACTCTATCATTTATGATAAGGAGAGTCAAAAAGCTAAAGGTGTAGTGGTTATTGATTCGGAAACCATGGAAACTACTGAGTACTTTGCAAAGATTGTATTCGTAAACGGATCAACACTGGGCACAACTTTCGTTTTATTAAATTCTACTTCTGATGAATTCCCTAACGGGCTAGGTAATGGGAGTGGTCAACTTGGACACAACTTAATGGATCATCATTTCCGTTGTGGAGCGAATGGCAGAATAGAGGGCTTCGATGATAAATATACCTATGGAAAAAGAGCAAACGGCATTTATATTCCGCGCTACAGGAACATGGGTAATGATAAACGTGACTACGTAAGGGGCTTTGGTTACCAGGGAGGCGGAAGTCGTGGTAACTGGCATGCTGATGTTGCGGAATTGGCATTTGGTGGTGATTTTAAAGATCAAATGACTGTTCCAGGTGCCTGGACAATGGGACTTGGCGGATTTGGAGAATCACTTCCTTACTTTGAAAACAAAGTATTTATCGATAAAAGCAAGAAAGACAAATGGGGACAACCTGTATTGGCCATTGATTGTGAGTTTAAAGATAATGAGCGAAAAATGCGTGTTGACATGATGAATGACGCGGCTGAAATGTTAGAGGCAGCCGGTGCCAAGGATATTAAAACATTTGACAATGGTTCTGCTCCGGGTATGGCCATCCATGAGATGGGAACAGCACGCATGGGCCATGATCCTAAAACATCAGTTTTGAATAAATGGAACCAGATGCATGAAGTTAAAAATGTTTTTGTAACCGATGGATCATGCATGGGCTCGGCCGCATGTCAGAACCCATCATTAACTTATATGGCACTAACTGCCAGAGCCTGCGACTTTGCGGTTAGTGAACTAAAAAAAGGTAACCTTTAATGGAAAATAGAAAACTTAGAATGGGTATGATTGGTGGCGGTAAAGATGCTTTTATCGGCGCCGTTCATCGAATAGCTGCAAATATTGACGGGCAGGTCGAATTCTGCTGCGGTGCATTGAGTGTAAATCCTGAAGTAGCTAAGGAATCCGGCAAAATGTTGTTCCTTCCTGACGACAGGACTTACTCAAATTATGAAGAGATGATCACGCAGGAGAGTAAATTGCCTGCGGATAAACGGATAGATTTTATTACGATTGTGACGCCTAACTTTGCCCATTTTGCACCTGCAATGATGGCGCTTGACCATGGCTTTAATGTGGTGATTGAAAAGCCTATTACTTTATCACTCGATGAGGCTAAACTGTTACAACAAAAAGTTAAGGAAACAGGATTAACTTTATGCTTAACCCACACTTACTCGGGCTACCCGATGGTAAAACAGGCCAGACAGATGGTTGCTGCTGGTCAGCTGGGTGCCATCAGAAAGATCATGGTTGAATATCCTCAGGGATGGTTGAGTACACTCACCGAGCGTGAAGGCAATGCTGGTGCAGCATGGCGTACCGACCCTGCTAAAAGCGGGAAAAGTGGTTGTATGGGCGATATAGGCACTCATGCCGCTCAATTGGCTGAATACATTTCCGGATTGAAGATTACTAAACTTTGTGCAGACCTCAACATTGTGGTACCTGGAAGAGGGCTGGATGATGATGGCAATGTGCTGCTTAAATTTGACAATGGTGCAAACGGAGTTTTAGTGGCCTCACAAATTGCTGCCGGTGAAGAGAATGCCTTAAAAATTAAAGTATACGGAGAAAAAGGTGGTTTGGAATGGCACCAAATGGAACCGAATACTTTAATTATTAAATGGTTAGACCAGCCAGCACAAGTATACCGTGCCGGACAGGCATATTTGGCTGATGTTGCTAAACACAACACTCGTGTACCGGGAGGCCATCCTGAAGGTTACCTTGAGGCTTTTGCTAACATCTACAGAAACTTCGCACTAACCTTGAGGACAAAACTACAAGGTGGCACACCAACAGCAGTGATGCTCGACTTCCCCAATGTGGAAGATGGCGTCAGAGGAATGGCTTTTATTGAAAACACAGTGGCTTCAAGCCAGTCGGATCAGAAATGGTTTGATTTTAAAATATAATACACCATGACAACGATTAAAGGACCAGGAGTTTTTTTAGCCCAGTTTATTGGAAATGAGGCCCCATTCAATTCTCTGGACGCCATTTGTGAATGGGCGGCAGGCCTTGGATTTAAAGGTATACAAATGCCTACGCTGGATGCACGTTTCATCGATTTACAGAAAGCAGCAGAGAGTAAAACTTATGCCGACGAGCTAAAAGGAAAAGTGAAGTCTTACGGATTGGAGATTACTGAATTATCGACTCATTTACAAGGACAGTTAGTAGCGGTAAACCCTGCATATGACCTTGCGTTTGATGCCTTTGCACCAGATGCTTATAAAAACAACCCAAAAGCCCGAACAGAATGGGCTGTACAACAATTGAAGTATGGGGCAAAAGCCTCGCAAAACCTGGGCTTAAATGCACATGCTACTTTTAGCGGTTCCTTATTATGGCACATGTTCCACCCATGGCCGCAGCGTCCTGAAGGTTTGGTAGATGCCGGCTTTACAGAACTGGCAAAAAGATGGATGCCCATTCTTAATGAATTTGATGCTTGTGGTGTAGACGTTTGTTATGAAATACACCCAGGAGAAGATTTGTTTGATGGTATCACTTACGAGATGTTCCTGGAGAAGGTAAACCACCATCCCCGCGCCTGTCTGCTATATGATCCTTCGCATTTTGTATTGCAACAACTGGATTATATCCAATATATCGACTTTTATCATGAGCGTATTAAAGCTTTCCATGTCAAAGACTCAGAGTTTAATCCTACAGGTAGGCAAGGTGCTTTTGGCGGTTATCAAAGTTGGGCTAACCGTGCCGGAAGGTACCGTTCGCCTGGAGATGGACAGGTAGATTTCAAGACCATTTTCAGTAAATTGGCTCAATACGATTATACAGGTTGGGCAGTAATGGAATGGGAATGCTGTATAAAAGATGCTCAGGTTGGCGCCAAAGAAGGTGCTGAGTTTATTAAAAAAAATATTATTAAAGTAACAGACAGAGCTTTTGATGATTTTGCTTCCTCTGGTGGGGATGATGATTTCAACAATAGGATTTTAGGTCTGAATCAATAAAACAATAAAATGAAAAAAACACTATTTATACTGGGCTGCTTTGTATTGGCAATGGCTTCATGTTCAAGTCCTGAAGAGCGCTCTTCAACTACAAGTTCTGCTACTACAACTGAAACTCCGGCAACACCTACTGAGACGACTGCCAAAGCTGAAACTACCGCGCCTAAGGGGGAAGGAGAAAAACTAATTGCTAAATCAGACTGTATTGGTTGCCACAATAAAGTACAGAAAGTAATTGGTCCTGCTTACGTAGATATCGCAGCAAAATACCCTTTAAATGATGAAAATGTAAATCACCTGGCAGATAAAATTATTGCGGGAGGTAAAGGAGTATGGGGAGAGATTCCAATGACTCCACACTCGGCTTTAAGTAAAGACGATGCGAAAAAAATGGTTAGCTACATTTTATCGCTCAAAAAATAACACCCTCAACAAGAACCACACAAAAATGAACCACGCAAAAAAAAACCAGGAGGCTTCATCCAGACGTAGCTTTCTAAAAACAACAGCTATTGCAGCCTCTGCATTTATGATTGTGCCGCGCCATGTTCTGGGCGGAAGAGGTTTTTTGGCACCTAGTGACAAACTTACTATTGCCAGTATAGGTGCCGGTGGTAAGGGTCAATCGGATATTGCTAACTTCTACAAAAGCGGGAAGGCTGATATTGGATTCCTTTGTGATGTACATGATAGCAGGGCTGCAAATAGTGTAAAGGCATTCCCTAAAGCGAAATACTATAGAGATTACCGTGAAATGCTGGACAAAGAAGCGAAGCATTTTGATGCGGTTTCTATTTCTACACCGGATCATAATCACGCCATACAAGCTATTGCAGCTATGCAACTGGGAAAGCATGTCTATGTTCAAAAACCTTTAACCCACGATATTTTTGAAGCCCGTGCATTAACTGCAGCGGCCGAAAAGTATAAAGTGGTAACACAAATGGGTAATCAAGGTGCATCAAATGATGGCCCCAGATTGATGAGAGAATGGTACGATGCCGATTTAATTGGCGATGTGCATACCATTTATGCATGGACCGACAGACCGGTATGGCCGCAAGGTATTCCATGGTCGGCCAACGCAGCTTCAGTACCTGCTGATCTTGATTGGGATTTATGGTTAGGCACTGCTCCTTATAGGAATTACGTAGAAAAACTTGTTCCTTTCAACTGGCGTGGCTGGTGGGATTATGGAACCGGAGCTCTTGGAGATATGGGCTGTCACCTCCTGGAAGCACCTTTCAGTGTTTTAAATTTAAAATATGCTACTGAAGTGCAGGCAAGTGTGGGTTCTGTATATGTAGATGAGTTTAAAAGAGGGTACTTCCCTGACAGCTGTCCACCATCAAGCCACGTGACCTTAAAATTCCCTAAAACCAATAAAACAAATGGTGACATTACGGTACACTGGATGGATGGCGGTATACAGCCTGAGCGTCCTGAGGAACTGGCGGCAAACGATACATTTGGTGATGGCGGAAATGGGACATTGTTTGTTGGGACAAAAGGTAAAATGATGGCTAGTACTTATGGTGCCAATCCACGTTTACTTCCTTTAAGCAGAAATGAAAACATCAAGGTAGCACAAAAATTTGCTCGTGTTGAAGGTGGTGCTGATGGTCATTACGGACAATGGGTTGAGGCTTGTATTGCCGGTTATGGCAAAAAAGTGCTAAGCTCCCCATTCTCTATTGCTGGTCCACTTACAGAATCATTATTAATGGCGAATCTGGCCATTAGAGGTACTGACATACAACGAAAAAATGCTGAAGGCAAGATCAAGTATCCAGGCAGAAACATCAAATTACTTTGGGACAATGCCAACATGAAGATCACCAATTTTGATGAAGTGAATCAGTTTGTAAAACGTGAATACCGCAAAGGGTGGTCACTCGGTGTTTAAGGAGCAAAGATGAAGAAAAAGTAAAATTGATTAAGTCGCGAGGTCTTTGCTCCTTAATCTTTAATCAGAAAAGAAAACCAAAGAACATGAAAAAATATATCTTTTCGGCCATTATATTAACTGCACTACTAGGTGGTGGCGTTACTCGGGCTCAATCAGACAAAAAAGGTTTTACTAAAATATTTGATGGTAAAACAACTAAAGGTTGGCATACTTACGGAAAAACTACTGCCGGTGCAAAATGGACTATTGAAGATGGAACCTTGCATTTTGACCCCAAGGGGGATAGTGATGGTGGTGGGGATTTGGTAACTGATAATGAATACAGCAATTTTCATTTAAAAATTGACTGGAAAATTGCCCCAAAAGGTAACAGTGGAATTATTTATTATGTAAAAGAAGATCCCTCAAAATACCATCAAACTTATAGTACGGGCTTAGAAATGCAGGTATTGGATAACGAAGGTCATAGTGATGGCAAGATTGCCAAGCATCGTGCAGGAGATTTATATGATTTGATTAAAAGTAGTTCTGAGCCGGTAAAACCTGTTGGCGAATGGAATACAGCTGAAATCATTTGCAAAGACGGGAAACTGGAACAATACTTAAACGGTGTGAAAGTAGTATCAACTACACTTTGGGACGACAACTGGAAAACGCTTATTGCCGGAAGTAAATTTGCAAAGTGGCCAGATTGGGGTACATTTAAATCTGGAAAAATAGCGCTTCAAGATCATGGAAATGAAGTATGGTACCGCAATATCATGATTAAACAGCTATAATAGATCCATAAAAAAAGAACTAAACAACCAAACATGAACTTAAACAACCGCATCAAATTATCAACCATGATGTTCCTGGAATTCTTTATCTGGGGTGCATGGTTTGTGACACTTGGCACCTTTCTGGGGCACAACCTTAGCGCTACGGGGAGTCAATCAGCCGCCGTCTTTTCTACTCAATCATGGGGTGCTATCATCGCACCTTTCATTATTGGGCTAATTGCAGACAGATATTTTAATGCTGAAAGAATCCTTGGCATATTGCATTTAGTTGGCGCCTTTTTAATGTACCAGATGTACAGTGCCACAGAAATAACTGCATTTTACCCTTATGTACTAGCTTACATGATTTTGTTTATGCCAACGCTTGCACTAGTCAATTCTGTGTCTTTCAACCAAATGAATGATCCTGAAAAAGAATTCTCTACCATTAGGGTTTGGGGAACCATAGGTTGGATAGCTGCCGGATTGTTAATCAGCTATGTATTTCATTGGGATAGTGACCTGAGTGTAAAAGATGGTTTGCTGAAAAACACCTTCATGATGGGTGCAGTAGTTTCTCTAATCTTAGGCTTATTTAGTTTTACATTACCTAAAACACCTCCTAAAGTTGCGTCGGGTGAGAAGGTAAAAATATCAGAAATACTTGGCCTTGAAGCTCTAAAACTATTAAAAGATAAGAATTTTGCTGTATTCTTTATCTCTTCTATCCTTATATGCATTCCACTGGCCTTTTATTATCAGAATGCACATTCATTCCTCTCTAATGTAGGTCTTGAAAATCCTACAGGTAAAATGACTATCGGGCAAGTTTCTGAAGTGCTATTCCTATTGTTATTACCCGTATTCTTCACCAGATTTGGTTTCAAAAAGACCATTTTAGTAGGTATGCTTGCCTGGGGCGTTCGCTATGCCCTATTCGCTTATGGTAATGCCAGCGACTTGAGCTTTATGCTTATCATCGGTATTGCGCTTCATGGTATTTGTTATGATTTCTTCTTCGTATCCGGGCAGATTTACACCAATGCCGCCGCAGGCGAAAAATACAAAAGTGCTGCACAAGGTTTAATTACCCTGGCCACTTATGGTATTGGTATGCTTATTGGATTTGAAGTTGCTGGTATCATCACTGATACTTACAAAGCTGCTGATGGATCTTTCGATTGGAAAATGATCTGGATCATTCCTTCGTGTATAGCATTTATAGTATTCTTGCTATTTGCGCTATTTTTTAATGATAAAAAGAAAGTTGAGGCTTAATCTAATAACCAATGAGTAAAAATTTAAGCAGAAGAACTGCATTGAAAAACATTGTTGCCGGAACAGCCGCTTTAGGCGTCTCAGCAGCTATCCCCACTTTTGCTTTGGAACAAACAAAATCCACCATGCTAAAAGGAAATATAAACCACTCAGTATGCCGCTGGTGCTTTGGAAAAATGGAATTGGACGACTTGTGTATCGAAGCAAAAAAAATCGGCATTAAAGCCATTGATCTTGTAGGCCCTAAAGATTGGCCTACACTAAAAAAACATGGCTTATATTCATCTATGTGTAATGGTGCAGAGATCAATTTAGTAGATGGATGGAATGACCCACAGTTTCATGCTACGCTGATTAAAAACTATTCGGAGATGATTCCTAAGGTTGCAGAAGCAGGCTATAAACAATTGATCTGCTTTAGTGGCAACAGACGTGGTAAAGATGATGAAACCGGGCTAAAAAACTGTGTTGACGGTTTAAAACAGGTGTTACCACTGGCCGAAAAGCATGGTGTAGTATTGGTTATGGAGCTCTTGAACAGCAAAATAAACCATAAGGATTATCAATGTGACCATACAGCATGGGGTGCTGAATTGGCTAAAAGGCTAGGATCTGAAAACTTCAAATTGCTATACGATATTTATCACATGCAGATTGATGAAGGAGATGTGATCCGTAATATTCAAACCTATAATCAATATATTTCTCATTATCATACAGCAGGTGTACCTGGCAGAAATGAGATTGATGATACACAGGAATTGTTTTACCCAGCCATTATGAAAGCGATCCTTGCAACAGGATTTAAGGGCTATGTAGCTCAGGAGTTTATTCCTAAGTACGCAGATAAAATTAAATCATTAAGAGATGCCGTAAATATTTGCGACGTTTAAATTCAAACTATATGAAGTCGAGAAGAACTTTTATTAAACAAGCAGGACTTGCCGCCGCCGGAGCATTCTTATTACCATCCCTTGCTTACAGTGCTCCCGCTGGAAGAAAAATTGGGCTGCAACTGTATACTTTGAGGAATCAACTCCCTCATAATGTAAAAGACGTAATAGAAAAAATTGCGCAGGCAGGCTACAAAGAGGTAGAAACTTACAGTTATTCGCCAACAAATGGATATTGGGGTATGGATCCCAAATCTTTTAAAAGCTTACTTACTACCAATGGGCTAACTTCACCAAGTGGTCATTTTGGTATTGATAATTTCCTAAGCACTGGTAACAAAGAACTGCTAAAACCTTTGATAGAAGGTGCTGCCGGCATAAACAATGAATATTTTACCATTGCTTATTTAGGTGAACCGATCAGAAAAACACTTGAAGATTATAAAAAGATTGCCGGGCGTTTAAATGAAGCGGCTGAAGTAGCGAAACAATCAGGTTTAAAACTAGCTTATCATAACCACAATTTTGAATTTCAACAGCATGAGGGCGGAACTACAGGGTATGAAATTTTGCTAACCGAAACAGATAAAAAACTGATCAGATTTGAAATGGATTTGTACTGGGTAGTACGCTCAGGAAATGATCCTGTTGCATTATTTAATAAATACCCTGGCCGTTTTCCGATGTGGCATGTAAAGGATATGGATAAGACCAATAATGGTATAAATACTGAAGTTGGTACTGGCACGATAGATTTCAAGAACATTTATAAACATACCAAGCAGGCTGGATTGGAGCACTTAATTGTGGAACAGGAGAATTTTTCGAAAGATCCATTTGTAAGCATTAAGCAAAGCTTTGATTATGTAAACCGCGAGCTGATTTAATAAGATATATCTTAACAAATTAAAAGGGAAGTGGTTAGCAAAAGCCACTTCCCTTTTTTATGATTGAAAAAATGCCCATATTTGAAGACTTATTATTTCACCATAAATACAATTGATTAAATAAATTAAAAACAAGTAAAACAACAATTAAAAAAAGATGAAGATTGCAGTAGTTGGAGCCACCGGTCTGGTAGGCACCGTAATGTTAAAAGTATTAGAAGAGCGTAACTTCCCGTTAACCGAATTGATCCCTGTAGCCTCTGAAAAGAGCGTTGGTAAGGAAATCACATTCAAGGGTAAGAAGTACGCTGTTGTAAACATGGATACTGCGATTTCGATGAGACCTGATATTGCGTTGTTTTCTGCAGGTGGCAGCACTTCTTTAGCTGAAGCCCCACGTTTTGCTGAAGTTGGTACTACAGTAATCGACAATTCATCTGCATGGCGCATGGATCCGTCGAAAAAGCTGGTTGTACCTGAAGTAAATGCAAGTGAATTATCGGCTAACGATAAGATCATAGCAAACCCGAACTGTTCAACTATTCAAATGGTTGTGGCTTTAAAACCACTTCATGATAAATATAAGATCAAACGTATAGTTGTTTCAACTTATCAGTCTGTAACCGGAACTGGTGTAAAAGCTGTTGAGCAACTGATGAACGAGCGTAAAGGAATAACTGACGGTCCTATGGCTTATGCTTATCCTATCGATTTAAATGTAATCCCTCAGATTGATGTTTTCCAGGATAATGGATATACCAAAGAGGAGATGAAAATGATTTTGGAAACCCAAAAAATTATGGGCGACAATAGCATTAAAGTTACGGCTACAACAGTACGTATTCCGGTAATGGGCGGTCACTCTGAGTCGGTAAACATTGAGTTTGAAAACGACTTTGATGTAGCTGAGGTAAAAAGCCTGTTGGCGAATACAGAAGGCATCATTTTAGTTGATGATCCTGCAAACCTTAAATATCCTATGCCTAAAGATGCGCATGAGAAAGATGAGGTATTTGTGGGAAGGATCAGACGTGACGAGTCTTTACCAAACGCATTGAACATGTGGATTGTAGCTGACAACCTACGTAAAGGAGCTGCAACAAACGCTGTTCAGATTGCTGAATACCTGGTAAAAAACAAACTGGTATAATTTTATAAATTATAAACGTTAAAGTGATGTATGAATAGCTCTTACCGGTTATACATACATCACTTTTCTTTTTTAAAAGCTTATGTCTAAAAAATCAATATTCCCATTTTCACTCTTACTGTTCATCATTAGCTTCTCTTTTGCACAAAGCCCTATACAGAAGCTGGAAAAAGCCTACAATGCTTTTCAGTTAGACCCACAGACCAGATATGCCACCACCTCGCTTTGCGTTTTGGATGCCAATACTGGAAAACCGTTGTTTACCCGTAATGAGCAGGTAGGTTTAGCAACGGCCTCAACATTAAAAGTGATCACCGCTGCTACAGCATTTAATGTACTGGGAAAAGATTTTCAGTTTCAGACGACTTTAGCTTATACCGGAAATATTACTGCTGAAGGAATTTTAAAAGGGGATTTGATGATTGTTGGAAGCGGCGATCCAACTTTAGGGTCTGACCGATACCAAAACAAAGAGCGGGCTGTACTGACGGAATGGATTGCTGCAATTAAAAAGGCTGGCATAAAAAAAATTGAAGGGGCTATTATTGGCGACGACCGCATATTTGGTACGCAAACTACACCTGAAGGCTGGACCTGGCAGGATATGGGAAATTATTATGGAGCCGGCACCTCTGGACTATCCTGGCGTGAAAACCAGTTTGATTTATATTTAAAATCAGGATTGAGCGTAAATGAGCCCGTTAAAATATTAAAAACGGTTCCTGAAATTCCTTATCTGAAAATTGCGAATGAACTTAAAACCGGTACTCAGGGCACAGGAGATAATGCATATGTTTTTTTACCCCCTTATGGTACTGTAGCCTATGTAAGAGGCACATGGGGTATAGACCATGGTAAATCAAGCATTTCTGCTGCCCTCCCCGATCCGGCTTTTGATTGCGCCTACCGCCTACAAGATACTTTAAAGCTATTGGGTATCATTGCAACACAACCGGCAACTACAACCCGTATCATGGCGCTCAATGAGCGTCCTATTGCAGAGATTACGCAAAAAATCAGTACCATAACCTCGCCTACGTTGTCGGAAATGACTTATTGGTTTTTAAAAAAGAGCATCAATTTATATGGAGAAACCCTACTGAAAGCTGTTGCCATAAAATCGGGTAAAGCTGCTACAACAGCGGATGGTGCTACAACCGAAATTAAGTTTTGGGCTGATAAGGGCATTGATAAGAATGCCATGAATATTATTGATGGAAGTGGTTTATCGCCGGCAAACCGTATCACAACAATGGCCGTAGCCAATGTTCTGTTTCAAGCGCAAAAAGAAGTCTGGTTTGGCGACTACTACAAGGCCTTCCCGGAATACAATGGCATGAAAATAAAAAGTGGGACGATAAACAATGTTTCAGCTTTTGCAGGTTACTATACTAGTATGGCTGGCAATAAATATATCATTGTCATCAATATCAACAACTATTCGGGCTCTGGCATTAACAAGAAACTATTTACAGTATTGGATGCATTAAAGTAATTGGTAAATTGCATCCGTTTCCAAAATTTATAATCTGTTAAACATTCGTTAAATGAAGAATATCCTCTCACTATTGTGTTTTTGCTTACTAAGTTGTGCTGTTATTGGTCAGACTTCCGTTTCGCCCCCACCCATCTCTTTAGAAATACCAGATCCTGTTAAGCCCCTGCCTCAAGAGATAGCCATTATACCGGAACCGGTAACCCTTGTTAAACATGAAGGACATTTTACTTTACCTGCAAATGTAACGATACAATGCCCCGCTATACCGGAAACACATCAGCTCCTTGTTTTCTTAAAGGAGCGGTTATCCATTCCTACAGGCAGCTATGTGTCCACAACAAGTAGTAAATCTGTAATAGCAAACATTAAACTATCGTTAAATGATAAAACTGATCCGATACTTGGGACAGAAGGATACCAGTTATCTGTAACTCCCAAACACATCAGCATAAAGGCAAATAAGCCAGCTGGGTTATTTTATGGGGTACAAAGTCTGCTTCAGTTGTTCCCTGTGGCCATCGAGAGTAAAGAACTTATGGAGGGCATAGAATGGAAAGCGCCTTGCGTTGAGGTTACAGACTATCCACGTTTAGGCTGGAGAGGCTTAATGTTTGATGTTGCCCGACATTTTTTCACAAAGGATGAGGTAAAGCAGTATATCGATGCAATGGTACGCTATAAATACAACGTTCTTCATTTACATCTTACAGACGACGAAGGTTGGAGAATAGAAATAAAAGGCTTACCTAAGTTAACCGAGGTGGGTGCATGGAGTGTAAAAAAAGTAGGCGAATTTGGAAATTTCACTCCACCCACAGCTGATGAACCAAGGAACTATGGTGGTTTTTATACACAGGAAGACATTAAGGAACTGGTAAAATATGCAAAGGAAAGGTTTGTAAATATTCTACCTGAAATTGATGTCCCAGGTCACAGTTTGGCTGCAATTGCTTCTTATCCTGAATTGTCTTGTACCCCAGGTGCTGAAAACTACAAAGTACGTTCTGGTGAACGGATTATGGATTGGTCTAGAGGGGCCCCTCCTTTGGCTATGGTAGACAATACGCTCTGCCCTGCCAATGAAAAAGTATATCCTTTTCTAGATACGATCATTACGCAGATCGCTGCACTTTTCCCATTTGAATATATCCATATGGGTGGCGACGAAGCTCCGTTCAATTACTGGGAGAAAAGTGATGCTGTTAAAGCATTAATGCTAAAAGAGGGATTAAAAGATATGCACCAGGTACAGGGCTATTTTGAAAAGCGTATACAAAAAATGGTGGAAGCCAAAGGAAAGAAATTTATAGGTTGGGATGAGATATTAAATGACGACCTATCGCCTAGCGTAGCTGTGATGGCATGGCGTGGAATAAAATATGGTGTTGAGGCAGCTAAAAAGCAACATGAGGTGGTAATGACTCCAACTGCTTTCGCTTACCTGGATTATATGCAAGCGGATGCTATAACTGAACCGAGGGTATATGCTTCTCTACGTTTAAGCAAAGCTTACGAATTTGAACCGGTACCGGCAGAGGTTGATCCGAAATATATCAAAGGCGGACAGGGTAATTTATGGACTGAACAGGTATTTAATATCCGTCAAGCTGAATATATGACCTGGCC
This is a stretch of genomic DNA from Candidatus Pedobacter colombiensis. It encodes these proteins:
- a CDS encoding nucleoside permease, with product MNLNNRIKLSTMMFLEFFIWGAWFVTLGTFLGHNLSATGSQSAAVFSTQSWGAIIAPFIIGLIADRYFNAERILGILHLVGAFLMYQMYSATEITAFYPYVLAYMILFMPTLALVNSVSFNQMNDPEKEFSTIRVWGTIGWIAAGLLISYVFHWDSDLSVKDGLLKNTFMMGAVVSLILGLFSFTLPKTPPKVASGEKVKISEILGLEALKLLKDKNFAVFFISSILICIPLAFYYQNAHSFLSNVGLENPTGKMTIGQVSEVLFLLLLPVFFTRFGFKKTILVGMLAWGVRYALFAYGNASDLSFMLIIGIALHGICYDFFFVSGQIYTNAAAGEKYKSAAQGLITLATYGIGMLIGFEVAGIITDTYKAADGSFDWKMIWIIPSCIAFIVFLLFALFFNDKKKVEA
- a CDS encoding TIM barrel protein, which encodes MSKNLSRRTALKNIVAGTAALGVSAAIPTFALEQTKSTMLKGNINHSVCRWCFGKMELDDLCIEAKKIGIKAIDLVGPKDWPTLKKHGLYSSMCNGAEINLVDGWNDPQFHATLIKNYSEMIPKVAEAGYKQLICFSGNRRGKDDETGLKNCVDGLKQVLPLAEKHGVVLVMELLNSKINHKDYQCDHTAWGAELAKRLGSENFKLLYDIYHMQIDEGDVIRNIQTYNQYISHYHTAGVPGRNEIDDTQELFYPAIMKAILATGFKGYVAQEFIPKYADKIKSLRDAVNICDV
- a CDS encoding sugar phosphate isomerase/epimerase, with the protein product MKSRRTFIKQAGLAAAGAFLLPSLAYSAPAGRKIGLQLYTLRNQLPHNVKDVIEKIAQAGYKEVETYSYSPTNGYWGMDPKSFKSLLTTNGLTSPSGHFGIDNFLSTGNKELLKPLIEGAAGINNEYFTIAYLGEPIRKTLEDYKKIAGRLNEAAEVAKQSGLKLAYHNHNFEFQQHEGGTTGYEILLTETDKKLIRFEMDLYWVVRSGNDPVALFNKYPGRFPMWHVKDMDKTNNGINTEVGTGTIDFKNIYKHTKQAGLEHLIVEQENFSKDPFVSIKQSFDYVNRELI
- a CDS encoding aspartate-semialdehyde dehydrogenase, giving the protein MKIAVVGATGLVGTVMLKVLEERNFPLTELIPVASEKSVGKEITFKGKKYAVVNMDTAISMRPDIALFSAGGSTSLAEAPRFAEVGTTVIDNSSAWRMDPSKKLVVPEVNASELSANDKIIANPNCSTIQMVVALKPLHDKYKIKRIVVSTYQSVTGTGVKAVEQLMNERKGITDGPMAYAYPIDLNVIPQIDVFQDNGYTKEEMKMILETQKIMGDNSIKVTATTVRIPVMGGHSESVNIEFENDFDVAEVKSLLANTEGIILVDDPANLKYPMPKDAHEKDEVFVGRIRRDESLPNALNMWIVADNLRKGAATNAVQIAEYLVKNKLV
- the dacB gene encoding D-alanyl-D-alanine carboxypeptidase/D-alanyl-D-alanine-endopeptidase is translated as MSKKSIFPFSLLLFIISFSFAQSPIQKLEKAYNAFQLDPQTRYATTSLCVLDANTGKPLFTRNEQVGLATASTLKVITAATAFNVLGKDFQFQTTLAYTGNITAEGILKGDLMIVGSGDPTLGSDRYQNKERAVLTEWIAAIKKAGIKKIEGAIIGDDRIFGTQTTPEGWTWQDMGNYYGAGTSGLSWRENQFDLYLKSGLSVNEPVKILKTVPEIPYLKIANELKTGTQGTGDNAYVFLPPYGTVAYVRGTWGIDHGKSSISAALPDPAFDCAYRLQDTLKLLGIIATQPATTTRIMALNERPIAEITQKISTITSPTLSEMTYWFLKKSINLYGETLLKAVAIKSGKAATTADGATTEIKFWADKGIDKNAMNIIDGSGLSPANRITTMAVANVLFQAQKEVWFGDYYKAFPEYNGMKIKSGTINNVSAFAGYYTSMAGNKYIIVININNYSGSGINKKLFTVLDALK